One genomic window of Planctomonas sp. JC2975 includes the following:
- the atpD gene encoding F0F1 ATP synthase subunit beta yields MTDTATAAAAAAETTPGVGRIARVTGPVVDIEFPHDSIPEIYNALKTTINFSGDEEEAHEITLEVAQHLGDDLVRAIALKPTDGLVRGQEVRNTGEAISVPVGDVTKGKVFNVIGEVLNAEPGETVEITERWPIHRKAPAFDQLESKTTMFETGIKVIDLLTPYVQGGKIGLFGGAGVGKTVLIQEMIQRVAQDHGGVSVFAGVGERTREGNDLIHEMEEAGVFDKTALVFGQMDEPPGTRLRVALSALTMAEYFRDVQKQDVLLFIDNIFRFTQAGSEVSTLLGRMPSAVGYQPNLADEMGVLQERITSTRGHSITSLQAIYVPADDYTDPAPATTFAHLDATTELSREIASQGLYPAVDPLASTSRIMDPRYLGEDHYRVATTVKQILQKNKELQEIIAILGVDELSEEDKITVARARRIQQFLSQNTYMAKKFTGVEGSTVPLKETIESFDAICRGDFDHVAEQAFFNVGPISDVEEKWAKIQKENG; encoded by the coding sequence ATGACCGACACTGCCACCGCCGCTGCAGCGGCTGCGGAGACTACGCCGGGCGTGGGCCGTATCGCACGAGTGACCGGCCCCGTCGTCGACATCGAGTTCCCGCACGACTCAATCCCCGAGATCTACAACGCTCTCAAGACGACGATCAACTTCTCCGGCGACGAGGAAGAGGCGCACGAGATCACGCTCGAGGTCGCTCAGCACCTCGGCGACGACCTCGTTCGTGCCATCGCTCTGAAGCCGACCGACGGCCTCGTGCGCGGTCAGGAAGTGCGCAACACGGGTGAGGCCATCTCCGTTCCGGTCGGCGACGTCACCAAGGGCAAGGTGTTCAATGTCATCGGCGAGGTGCTCAATGCTGAGCCGGGCGAGACGGTGGAGATCACCGAGCGCTGGCCGATCCACCGCAAGGCTCCCGCATTCGACCAGCTCGAGTCGAAGACGACGATGTTCGAAACGGGCATCAAGGTCATCGACCTGCTCACCCCCTACGTACAGGGTGGAAAGATCGGCCTCTTCGGTGGCGCGGGCGTCGGCAAGACGGTCCTCATTCAGGAGATGATCCAGCGCGTGGCGCAGGACCACGGTGGTGTGTCCGTGTTCGCCGGCGTTGGCGAGCGCACCCGTGAGGGCAACGACCTCATCCACGAGATGGAGGAGGCGGGCGTCTTCGACAAGACGGCCCTCGTTTTCGGCCAGATGGACGAGCCGCCGGGGACGCGACTTCGCGTCGCGCTCTCCGCTCTCACGATGGCGGAGTACTTCCGCGACGTGCAGAAGCAGGACGTGCTGCTCTTCATCGACAACATCTTCCGCTTCACGCAGGCCGGCTCCGAGGTGTCCACGCTGCTCGGTCGCATGCCGTCAGCTGTGGGTTACCAGCCGAACCTCGCCGACGAGATGGGCGTGCTCCAGGAGCGCATCACCTCGACGCGCGGTCACTCCATCACGTCGCTGCAGGCCATCTACGTGCCGGCCGACGACTACACCGACCCGGCGCCGGCGACCACGTTCGCGCACCTCGATGCGACGACGGAGCTCTCCCGTGAGATCGCGTCGCAGGGTCTCTACCCGGCGGTCGACCCGCTGGCGTCGACCAGCCGCATCATGGACCCGCGCTACCTGGGCGAGGACCACTACCGCGTGGCCACAACGGTGAAGCAGATCCTGCAGAAGAACAAGGAACTCCAGGAGATCATCGCCATCCTCGGTGTCGACGAGCTCTCCGAGGAAGACAAGATCACGGTCGCGCGAGCGCGCCGCATCCAGCAGTTCCTCTCGCAGAACACCTACATGGCCAAGAAGTTCACGGGCGTCGAGGGTTCGACGGTTCCGCTGAAGGAGACGATCGAGTCGTTCGACGCGATCTGCCGCGGTGACTTCGACCACGTCGCCGAGCAGGCGTTCTTCAACGTCGGACCGATCTCCGACGTCGAGGAGAAGTGGGCGAAGATCCAGAAGGAGAACGGCTGA
- a CDS encoding F0F1 ATP synthase subunit epsilon, whose protein sequence is MATLNVSVVSVDREVWSGEATMVVARTVIGEIGILAGHQPVLGVLGEGEVRITLPGGERLVVDASDGFVSFENNQLSVVASKAQLV, encoded by the coding sequence ATGGCGACGCTGAATGTCAGCGTCGTCTCGGTCGACCGCGAGGTCTGGTCGGGCGAAGCCACCATGGTCGTGGCGCGCACCGTGATCGGCGAGATCGGCATCCTTGCCGGTCACCAGCCCGTGCTCGGCGTTCTCGGGGAGGGTGAGGTTCGCATCACCCTGCCCGGTGGCGAGCGTCTGGTGGTGGACGCCTCCGACGGATTCGTGTCTTTCGAGAACAATCAGCTGTCGGTCGTGGCGAGCAAAGCCCAACTGGTCTGA
- a CDS encoding ATP-binding protein codes for MRVPVLIAMAGLPGAGKSTIAEVISARLGATIVSVDPIESAILHAGIDADQPTGLAAYLVAETLAEQVLMSGHSVIVDAVNAVEPARLQWRDLALRADVPLRVIEVECSDPDLHKERLEKRVRNLPHFEEPSWRAVEQSLEDYQPWKGECAALPRITLDTVKTLGQNVDAAIRFLAP; via the coding sequence ATGAGGGTCCCCGTTCTGATCGCAATGGCGGGATTGCCCGGAGCCGGCAAGTCAACGATCGCGGAGGTGATCAGCGCCCGTCTGGGGGCGACGATCGTCTCCGTCGATCCGATCGAGTCGGCGATCCTGCACGCGGGAATCGACGCCGACCAGCCGACGGGCTTGGCCGCCTACCTCGTGGCGGAGACGCTGGCCGAGCAAGTGCTGATGTCCGGCCACAGCGTGATCGTGGATGCTGTCAACGCGGTGGAACCGGCGCGCCTGCAGTGGCGCGATCTCGCGCTGCGTGCCGACGTTCCGCTCCGGGTGATCGAGGTGGAGTGCTCGGATCCCGACCTGCACAAGGAGCGCCTGGAGAAGCGGGTGCGCAACCTGCCGCACTTCGAGGAGCCCTCGTGGCGTGCCGTCGAACAGAGCCTGGAGGACTACCAGCCGTGGAAGGGCGAGTGCGCGGCGCTGCCGCGGATCACTCTCGACACGGTGAAAACGC